In Flavobacterium lacustre, a genomic segment contains:
- a CDS encoding response regulator produces the protein MKRIVNLKTYYKLLMLIISTSVFFFLLYVSLYLYTIHEEKQFYKTTYNQYNSEVKSLFDLNSKTHAATIIDVTFWDELVKFTKTKDDIWYKKFIESQFESYDVDYIGIYNLDKQLINKTTSPEIKTTDFIPKKVIANLYNSKYTRFYIKTSDGVLEVFGATIHPSNDPKKNRSKPSGYFFMARLLDKDFLNKLGNISSSEISLVADNYLYKTEDDFVKVSLDLKDSENKSVAKLVFKRAFNLNYRNTKEILFIVFMASVINILFYLYFTKRWVYNPLKLITSVLETGSEFAIKSLKKTRGEFGYIGNLFEENNNQKKQLEIAKKKAEESDKLKSSFLANLSHEIRTPMNAIVGFSDLLDDPNLSENDKQEYLKIIKNSGANLVSIIEDLIEMSKIDAKQILPKYEGVDVEKCIKELYNSIQVTIPKEKQIEFYILESAKKIEGKILTDEIKLKQILINLITNAIKFTAKGYVNFGYTVNKKQNVLEFRVADSGLGIDGNNLKVIFDRFRRIEDEFYVESSGLGLGLSITKAYVEMLGGTISVESKSGEGSVFLFNIPLKYDLVEKKTNPVYQFNVSKNSGNQTILVAEDDSINFLLLKKILELKNYKVLRASNGQEAVDMCSSNPNIDLVFMDIKMPILDGYKAFKKVKKNRPNLPVIAQTAFSSAEDKEKINNAGFADYITKPLNKEKIFELLEDIFAQKETATSNTEKNNEGFLF, from the coding sequence ATGAAAAGAATAGTTAATCTAAAAACATATTACAAATTATTGATGTTGATTATTTCAACAAGTGTGTTTTTTTTCCTGCTTTATGTTTCACTTTACCTTTATACCATTCATGAAGAAAAACAATTTTATAAAACCACTTATAATCAATATAATAGTGAAGTAAAATCATTGTTTGATCTTAATTCAAAAACCCATGCAGCAACGATAATCGATGTGACGTTTTGGGATGAATTAGTAAAATTCACAAAAACAAAAGATGATATTTGGTACAAAAAATTTATTGAAAGTCAATTTGAATCTTATGATGTTGATTATATAGGGATTTATAATTTAGACAAACAGTTAATAAATAAAACGACTTCTCCTGAGATTAAAACGACTGATTTTATTCCCAAAAAAGTAATTGCTAATCTGTATAATTCTAAATATACCCGATTTTACATCAAGACATCCGATGGTGTTCTTGAAGTTTTTGGAGCAACAATTCACCCTTCAAATGATCCTAAAAAAAACAGATCAAAACCTTCCGGCTACTTTTTTATGGCCAGACTTTTAGATAAAGACTTTCTTAATAAACTGGGAAATATAAGCAGTTCTGAAATTAGTTTAGTGGCAGATAATTATTTATATAAAACGGAAGATGATTTTGTAAAAGTAAGTTTAGATTTGAAGGATAGCGAAAATAAAAGTGTTGCAAAACTAGTTTTCAAAAGAGCCTTTAATTTGAATTACAGAAACACTAAAGAAATTCTCTTTATTGTTTTTATGGCATCGGTTATAAATATTCTCTTTTATCTTTATTTCACAAAAAGATGGGTTTATAATCCTTTAAAATTAATCACAAGTGTTTTAGAAACCGGAAGTGAATTTGCCATAAAAAGCTTGAAAAAAACTAGAGGAGAGTTTGGATATATTGGAAATCTTTTTGAAGAAAATAATAATCAAAAGAAACAATTAGAGATTGCTAAGAAAAAAGCAGAGGAAAGCGATAAGCTTAAATCGTCATTTTTAGCAAATTTATCTCATGAGATACGAACGCCAATGAACGCGATTGTTGGTTTTAGTGATTTGCTTGATGATCCTAATCTTAGTGAAAATGACAAACAGGAATATTTAAAGATTATAAAAAATAGTGGCGCAAATTTAGTTTCAATTATTGAAGATTTGATTGAAATGTCAAAAATTGATGCCAAACAAATTCTTCCTAAATATGAAGGTGTTGATGTAGAAAAATGTATAAAAGAATTATATAATTCAATACAAGTTACAATTCCAAAAGAAAAACAAATTGAATTTTACATTCTGGAAAGTGCTAAAAAAATAGAAGGAAAAATTCTAACTGACGAAATTAAATTGAAACAGATTCTGATTAATTTAATTACAAATGCTATAAAATTTACAGCTAAAGGATATGTGAATTTTGGATATACGGTGAATAAAAAGCAAAACGTTTTAGAATTTAGGGTTGCAGATTCTGGATTGGGAATTGATGGAAATAATTTAAAAGTAATATTCGACAGATTTCGCAGAATTGAAGATGAGTTTTATGTGGAGTCAAGTGGTTTAGGATTGGGATTATCAATCACTAAGGCTTATGTAGAAATGTTAGGTGGTACAATATCTGTAGAGTCTAAATCAGGAGAAGGTTCTGTTTTTTTATTTAACATACCACTTAAATATGATTTGGTAGAGAAAAAGACTAATCCGGTTTATCAGTTTAATGTTTCTAAAAATTCAGGTAATCAAACCATTTTGGTTGCTGAAGATGACAGCATTAATTTCTTATTGCTTAAAAAGATTTTAGAACTAAAAAATTATAAAGTTTTAAGAGCTTCAAACGGACAGGAAGCAGTAGATATGTGCAGTAGTAATCCCAATATAGATTTGGTTTTCATGGATATTAAAATGCCAATTTTGGATGGTTATAAAGCGTTCAAAAAAGTAAAAAAGAATAGGCCAAATCTTCCTGTAATTGCTCAAACTGCCTTTTCTTCGGCGGAGGATAAAGAAAAAATCAATAATGCCGGGTTTGCGGATTATATTACAAAGCCTTTGAATAAAGAAAAAATATTTGAATTGTTAGAAGACATATTTGCTCAAAAAGAGACAGCCACATCAAATACTGAAAAAAACAATGAAGGCTTTCTTTTTTAG
- a CDS encoding aminotransferase class III-fold pyridoxal phosphate-dependent enzyme — MLSKEQIISDSKQYSLFTWVAQKNVNPIAIERAEGVYLYEVGGKKIIDFSSGLMSVNIGHGDQRVTDAVVEQMQKVSYVTPSCTTEIRAKLSKKLAEICPGDLNKAFFTLCGASSIENGIKLARLYTGKHKIFGRYRGFHGNSSASMTVGGDPRKQYTDAQQSTNIFHLDDPYDFYGLSDQDEETRLKWSLDSVERIIRYEGGHTIAAFIFEGESGSSGCLHYPKGYLKGIKALCEKYEILFIADEVMSGFGRTGKWFGFEHSDIIPDMICMAKGLTSSYLPLGCLMVSDKIAAKYDDSPLWLGLTYNSHPVSLAASLAVVNIYENDNLIENANKMGAYLEKRIEEMRAKHPSIGDFRNKGLLGCLDIVKSKEPYELMAPFNANAAQMECMNKVGAKLRELGLYTFVRWGYIFIAPPMCITDKEIDEGLAIISEALLIADEYVV, encoded by the coding sequence ATGTTAAGTAAAGAACAAATCATAAGTGATAGCAAACAATACAGTTTGTTTACTTGGGTCGCCCAAAAAAACGTCAATCCTATTGCCATAGAAAGAGCAGAAGGAGTTTATTTATATGAAGTAGGTGGAAAAAAAATCATAGACTTCTCGAGCGGACTTATGTCTGTGAACATTGGTCATGGCGACCAAAGAGTTACTGATGCTGTTGTCGAGCAAATGCAAAAAGTGAGTTATGTAACGCCTTCTTGTACCACCGAAATCCGAGCAAAATTATCCAAAAAACTGGCCGAAATATGCCCCGGAGATTTAAACAAAGCTTTTTTTACTCTTTGCGGCGCTTCATCTATTGAAAACGGTATAAAATTAGCCCGTTTATATACAGGAAAACATAAAATATTTGGCAGATACAGAGGTTTTCACGGAAATTCATCGGCAAGTATGACTGTGGGCGGTGATCCCCGAAAACAATATACTGATGCACAACAATCGACTAATATTTTTCATCTTGATGATCCGTATGATTTTTATGGACTTAGCGATCAAGACGAAGAAACCCGATTAAAATGGAGCTTAGATTCGGTGGAGCGAATTATCCGTTACGAAGGTGGTCATACCATTGCCGCTTTTATTTTTGAAGGCGAAAGTGGTTCCTCCGGTTGCTTACATTATCCAAAAGGATACTTAAAAGGAATAAAAGCATTATGCGAAAAATATGAAATCTTATTCATTGCCGATGAAGTTATGAGTGGATTTGGAAGGACCGGAAAATGGTTTGGATTTGAACACAGCGATATTATTCCGGATATGATATGTATGGCCAAAGGGCTTACTTCCTCCTATCTCCCGTTGGGTTGCCTTATGGTTTCTGATAAAATTGCAGCAAAATATGATGATTCTCCGTTATGGCTGGGATTAACTTATAATTCTCATCCTGTGTCACTTGCCGCTTCACTTGCTGTTGTTAACATTTACGAAAATGACAACCTGATTGAAAACGCGAATAAAATGGGCGCTTATTTAGAAAAAAGAATAGAAGAAATGCGCGCTAAACATCCTTCTATTGGTGATTTTAGAAACAAAGGATTATTGGGATGCCTTGATATTGTAAAAAGTAAAGAACCCTACGAATTAATGGCTCCTTTTAATGCTAATGCCGCCCAAATGGAATGCATGAACAAAGTTGGCGCTAAACTGCGAGAATTAGGGTTATACACTTTTGTGCGTTGGGGTTATATTTTTATAGCACCGCCAATGTGTATTACCGATAAAGAAATTGATGAGGGTTTAGCTATTATTTCTGAAGCATTATTAATAGCTGATGAATATGTAGTTTAA
- a CDS encoding GNAT family N-acetyltransferase, whose translation MIRKATLQDLDQVTRLFDEYVVFYKNPSNYEKHKAYLKERLENNEATVFLAFDENNQDKAIGFALIYVTFSSLALNKIVILNDLFVDPEIRKNGTGEKLILETIAFAKELGTKTIRLRTAKNNIIAQKLYHKMGFVRNEVLYSYDLTLK comes from the coding sequence ATGATACGAAAAGCTACTTTACAAGACTTAGATCAAGTAACGCGTTTATTTGACGAATATGTTGTTTTTTATAAAAACCCTTCTAATTATGAAAAGCATAAAGCCTATCTAAAAGAAAGATTAGAGAATAATGAAGCGACTGTTTTCTTGGCTTTTGACGAAAATAATCAGGATAAAGCGATTGGTTTTGCTTTAATTTATGTTACGTTTTCTTCATTAGCTTTAAATAAAATAGTGATTCTGAATGATTTATTTGTTGATCCCGAAATTCGTAAAAACGGAACCGGAGAAAAACTAATTCTCGAAACCATTGCATTTGCAAAAGAATTAGGAACAAAAACAATCCGATTAAGAACGGCAAAAAATAATATCATAGCACAAAAATTGTATCACAAAATGGGTTTTGTGAGGAACGAAGTTTTGTACAGTTATGATTTAACACTCAAATAA
- the mmsA gene encoding CoA-acylating methylmalonate-semialdehyde dehydrogenase: MLYNEVKNFINGEFKSGSSNKIHTVISPLDGSELTTFNESTMEDLNEIITFAQKAQKAWQKVTLKERAQVFYKYKQLLEKNSEELTEIIYRENGKIHGEAKAEIDKAIELTEFACSLPQLVTGENMEVSKGVFCSSTRVGLGIVASIVPFNFPTMVPHWTIVNAIALGNAFILKPSEAVPVSSQYTAKLLKEAGLPDGLFNIINGTQTTVENICDHTAINAITFVGSTKVAKIVYQRASQNLKQVLALGGAKNHILLLPDAHPEMASSNIVASMSGCAGQRCMAAATLIAVGNCDAILNKLVDDALKIQCGTTLGAVISKTAKERIENYITEAEQQGAKIILDGRNTIVPGKENGFYVGPTIIDYATADMKIAREEVFGPVLAIIRVNTIDEALAIENANPYGNACSVFTQSGGLANYVTENASAGMCGVNIGVPVPREPFGFGGWNESRFGSGDITGKSSIGFFTKEKKTTTKWNPEAGTNWMS; this comes from the coding sequence ATGTTATATAACGAAGTAAAAAACTTTATAAATGGGGAGTTTAAATCAGGAAGCTCCAACAAAATTCATACTGTAATATCTCCTTTAGACGGAAGTGAATTAACCACTTTTAATGAATCTACCATGGAAGATTTGAATGAAATCATAACTTTTGCCCAAAAAGCTCAAAAGGCGTGGCAAAAAGTAACCTTAAAAGAAAGAGCACAAGTATTCTATAAATACAAACAATTATTAGAAAAAAATAGCGAAGAGCTAACCGAAATTATTTACCGCGAAAACGGAAAAATTCACGGTGAAGCAAAAGCCGAAATTGACAAAGCAATCGAACTCACTGAATTTGCCTGTTCCTTACCCCAATTAGTTACCGGCGAAAACATGGAAGTCAGTAAAGGTGTTTTTTGTTCTTCAACCAGAGTTGGTTTAGGAATTGTTGCTTCAATTGTTCCGTTTAATTTCCCTACTATGGTTCCGCATTGGACTATTGTAAATGCCATTGCGCTTGGTAATGCTTTTATCTTAAAACCTTCGGAAGCAGTTCCGGTAAGCAGTCAATACACCGCAAAACTTTTGAAAGAAGCGGGACTTCCTGACGGCTTGTTCAATATTATAAATGGGACACAAACTACAGTAGAAAATATTTGTGATCATACTGCTATTAATGCCATTACTTTTGTTGGGTCTACCAAAGTTGCCAAAATTGTGTACCAAAGAGCCAGTCAAAACTTAAAACAAGTATTAGCACTTGGCGGAGCAAAAAATCATATCCTTTTACTACCTGATGCGCATCCTGAAATGGCTTCTTCTAATATTGTGGCATCCATGAGCGGTTGTGCCGGACAGCGATGTATGGCTGCAGCTACTTTAATTGCTGTTGGAAATTGTGATGCGATTCTGAATAAGTTAGTCGATGATGCTTTAAAGATTCAATGCGGAACTACATTGGGAGCTGTGATTTCGAAAACGGCTAAAGAGCGAATCGAAAATTATATCACCGAGGCAGAACAACAAGGTGCTAAAATCATTTTAGACGGCCGCAACACAATTGTTCCCGGAAAAGAAAATGGTTTTTATGTAGGCCCAACCATTATAGATTATGCCACAGCCGATATGAAAATTGCAAGAGAGGAAGTTTTTGGACCTGTTCTAGCTATCATTCGGGTAAATACTATTGACGAAGCTTTGGCCATTGAAAATGCCAATCCATACGGAAATGCTTGTTCTGTTTTTACACAAAGTGGCGGTTTAGCAAATTATGTAACCGAAAATGCTTCGGCAGGAATGTGTGGTGTAAATATTGGCGTTCCGGTTCCCAGAGAGCCTTTTGGTTTTGGTGGATGGAATGAATCCAGATTTGGGTCAGGTGATATAACCGGGAAAAGTTCAATTGGCTTTTTTACCAAAGAAAAGAAAACAACAACCAAGTGGAATCCTGAAGCAGGAACGAATTGGATGAGTTAA
- a CDS encoding Na+/H+ antiporter NhaC family protein — MKSISTIIGVALLFLAGLCYFIDWYALVPAFTVLGIAIITRKALEPLIIGCTIGFVLLAMQGGSEEYFPEGKGMIFPLNMFDGMFTSIARDAHDQGLIWVILVCILYGAFVQLLGASGGIKAVGRYSENHVKSKKQSLIMTYFLSFFFFLDDYLSALSVGNTMRPITDKFGVSREKLALVLSFVCVPLTVIFPISTWTIFYGSQLAAIEGGVLDSAGKVITSPIEAFLGTIPYNFSAWISIILGALVVFHLVPDSKGIKEAESNVKPIEPIVAKVKKNPGKEGKLVYFILPLSVLIWCTVFPYPWDMDYWGSITPSTEVIFGNIDALRGIVTAVVFTYLYFLIFKVIKFNKISKHFVLGLETITFVLTVLGFTYLLKDVQNALGFNEFVASHLQGISWLNGSTLPFIIFALVSWICWATGSNWGIYAILVPTTAIMSHTLGADFWLSQGALASGTVWGAAACFFSDNRVLTAQSCKVDMMKHGISQFPYQLVIFGVSSVMYLVAGFIL; from the coding sequence ATGAAATCAATCTCAACCATTATTGGAGTCGCCTTATTATTTCTGGCAGGACTTTGTTATTTTATCGACTGGTATGCTTTAGTGCCGGCCTTTACTGTATTAGGTATAGCAATTATTACCAGAAAAGCATTAGAGCCATTAATTATTGGTTGTACTATTGGTTTTGTATTATTGGCCATGCAAGGTGGATCCGAAGAATATTTTCCGGAAGGAAAAGGAATGATTTTCCCATTGAATATGTTTGATGGAATGTTCACGTCGATTGCCAGAGATGCGCATGATCAAGGATTAATTTGGGTAATATTAGTGTGTATATTATACGGTGCTTTTGTACAATTATTAGGAGCTTCCGGCGGAATTAAAGCCGTAGGGAGATATTCTGAGAATCATGTAAAAAGTAAAAAACAGTCCTTAATAATGACTTATTTCTTGAGTTTTTTCTTCTTTTTGGATGATTATTTAAGTGCTCTATCCGTTGGCAATACCATGAGACCTATCACGGATAAGTTTGGTGTTTCAAGAGAAAAATTAGCATTGGTATTGAGTTTTGTATGTGTTCCATTGACAGTTATATTTCCTATTTCAACTTGGACTATCTTTTATGGTTCACAATTAGCAGCTATCGAAGGAGGTGTTTTAGATAGTGCAGGAAAAGTGATTACAAGTCCTATTGAAGCCTTTTTAGGAACGATTCCGTATAATTTTTCGGCATGGATTTCTATTATATTAGGCGCTTTGGTTGTATTTCATTTGGTTCCGGATTCTAAAGGGATTAAAGAGGCTGAATCCAATGTAAAACCTATTGAGCCTATAGTAGCAAAAGTGAAGAAAAACCCGGGCAAAGAAGGTAAATTAGTTTATTTCATTTTGCCTTTATCGGTTTTGATATGGTGTACTGTATTTCCTTACCCTTGGGATATGGATTATTGGGGAAGTATAACTCCATCAACCGAAGTGATTTTTGGTAATATCGATGCATTGCGTGGAATTGTTACAGCTGTAGTTTTTACCTATTTGTATTTCTTGATTTTTAAAGTGATAAAATTTAATAAAATTTCAAAACATTTTGTGTTAGGTTTAGAAACGATAACATTCGTATTAACAGTTTTAGGATTTACTTATTTGTTGAAAGACGTTCAAAATGCATTAGGATTTAATGAGTTTGTAGCATCACATTTACAAGGAATCAGTTGGTTGAATGGTTCAACTTTGCCATTCATTATATTTGCTTTGGTATCATGGATTTGCTGGGCAACTGGATCAAACTGGGGAATTTATGCAATTTTAGTACCAACAACAGCAATAATGTCGCATACTTTAGGGGCTGACTTCTGGTTGTCTCAAGGAGCATTGGCATCAGGAACAGTTTGGGGAGCAGCAGCATGTTTCTTCTCGGATAACAGAGTGCTTACGGCGCAGTCTTGTAAAGTAGATATGATGAAACATGGTATTTCTCAATTTCCATATCAATTGGTAATCTTTGGAGTATCATCGGTAATGTATTTAGTAGCCGGGTTTATTTTATAA
- a CDS encoding GNAT family N-acetyltransferase: protein MISKSVLENQFLIRNATPDDVIQMEYVQSQCYPTLHPSEILDRNHFANHIKVFPQGQLVIEEDGKIIASASTFRCNFPEHDSTFLEETDNLWITNVQIPNGDWMYGIDMGVLPEYRGLGLSKELYKARHEVCRILGLKGQIIAGMTIGYGKLKDKITIEEYCYALEINKYTDPTITPQRKAGFRWIRPLYNYINDPEAGYASILMYYPVDENYSIKKEFLK from the coding sequence ATGATAAGTAAAAGTGTTTTAGAAAATCAATTTCTGATACGGAATGCCACTCCTGACGATGTGATTCAAATGGAGTATGTGCAGTCGCAATGTTATCCCACTTTGCATCCATCGGAGATATTAGACAGAAATCATTTTGCGAATCATATCAAAGTTTTTCCACAAGGGCAACTTGTTATAGAAGAGGATGGTAAGATTATTGCTTCGGCCAGTACGTTTAGATGTAATTTTCCGGAACATGACAGTACTTTTCTGGAAGAGACGGATAATTTATGGATTACCAATGTTCAGATACCAAACGGTGATTGGATGTATGGAATCGATATGGGGGTTTTGCCTGAATACAGAGGTTTAGGACTTTCAAAAGAATTGTATAAAGCCCGTCATGAAGTGTGCAGGATCCTTGGATTAAAAGGCCAAATTATAGCAGGAATGACCATTGGTTACGGAAAATTAAAAGACAAAATAACCATCGAAGAATATTGTTACGCTTTAGAAATAAATAAATATACCGATCCTACGATTACGCCACAGCGAAAGGCAGGATTCAGATGGATTCGGCCGTTGTATAATTATATTAATGATCCCGAAGCTGGATATGCAAGCATTTTGATGTATTATCCGGTAGATGAAAATTACAGTATTAAAAAAGAGTTTTTGAAATAA